The Methanobrevibacter sp. sequence TAAGTTTTTCAAATTTCGTAAATGATTAATTATTATATAATATTATATACTTATAAATTAAGTTTATTAAGTCATAGTATTTAAACTTAATTTAAAAATAGGGTAAAAAATGCCTAAAAATTAAGAAAAATTGTAAAAATCTATTAAAAAATAATAATAATAACAAATAGCTAGTAAATTGAAAAATAGTAAAAAATTTATAATTTTTTTAAAAGATATTATGTGAATATTGATTATTTTTTTATTAGATTTTATTATGAAAAATTTTTATAAAAAATAAAAAAATTTTGAAATTTTTTGTGAAAATTATATTGAAAAAAAAGATAAAAGAATAAGAAAAAATTAATTTTCTTCTAAATATTTTTTTATATCATTGAGAATTGTTTCATGATCAAATGCAAGTCTTTTTTCTTTAATGCAATCGAATGAAAATACACCGATATCCTTAGCGTCATCAGCTGCCTTTGCATCATCAAAATTGCCTTTAGCCAAATAGCAAATTGATACTGTATGCCTTCTTGGGTCACGGTCTGGGTCTGAGTAGACATTGAATAGTTTGACTAATTTGACATCAATTGATGTTTCCTCTTTAGCTTCCCTAATTGCGGCATGTTCAGTAGTTTCACCATAATCCACAAAGCCTCCAGGCAATGCCCAATGGCCCTCAAATGGATCATTTTTCCTTTTGATGAGTATGAATTCATTATCTTCATTGAAAATGAAAATGTCAACAGTCAATGATGGAATTTTATATTTGATCTTATCACCCCTAAACAGATTAAATAGCTAAAAATTAATTTAAAATCTATAAAAAAAGAATATTGAAACTAAATAAAAAAAGACAAAAATAATTAAAAAAAGAATTGAAGAAAAATAAAAAATTTAAATGTCTTCAAGCAATTCTTTGAATTCAGCGGTTTCTTCTTTTAATCTTTGAGCTGCTCTTAAAAGAGAGTCTCTTGGTCTTTTTGTTCTTTTGGTTTTGATGGTCATGATAGGTTCACCGGTAAGTGGGTGGTCAATACCATAAACCGCATATTCCACATCACTATCTTCCATGAGATATTTTCTTAAAACATTACAAAGAGAGTGGTTTTCTCCGTGAATAATCATTTCGAGTTCTAATTTGGTATCTTTTACAACTTCAATTTCCATGTTATCTTTTCCTTAAAAATTAAATGAGCAATCAACAATAAAATTTACAAATTTGAATTAATTGAATTTAATAATTAAATTAATATAAAAAATTTAAAAATTATAAGAATTAATGAAATTAATAATCATAATTCTTAGAAACTTTTCTTTTTTCCTTTCTATCGCATACCGGACAGTAAACTTCGGATTCATTGCAAGGATCCATAAAGGTTCTGCATCTGGTACACATAGCCTTCACAACACCGGAAGTGATGTCCTCTGTGTTCAAGTCAAGGTTGTCTCCCATAATCTTTACAACTTTCGCTTCAATCAAATCTCCGATTCTGAAAGCGTCAGTTAGCTTGTCTATATAACCAGGAGTCACTTGGGAAATGTGAATAGCTGCCAAATAAGGAAGAGCCAATTCACGTCTGGTTCCTTTCTTAGCATAAATGCTTATTAAAGCTCTTTGGCCACGTACATCTTTCACTTCACCATATACAATGTCTCCAACTTTCAATAAGTTTGGACCGCCTGATTTTGATATTACAGAGATTTCCTTTTCATCTTCATCAATCAATACGTTTCCAGGAACACCTGATTTCACACTGCCATCATCTTCGTATGCTCCTTGGCCTGGCAGGAACTGTTCACTTACACTTAAAAAGTCACCAGGCATTACAAAATCTCCAGATTCCATTTTCATCTAAACACCTCATAATAGGCAATACGCCAAATTTCAACTGGGGCAATTAAGCCAATTCTACATTTTATAATTCAGTTTATAAAATAAGGACAATCATCCGAGTAACTCCATAACTCCGTTTACAGAATTAGGATAATCCATCCAAAATAAATCCCATAATTCCATTTATAGGATTTATTCAAATTATGAAATTAAATTTGTATAAATTTTCATCCATAAAATTATTAATTAACTATATGTAAATTATTTATGTTTTTTAGTAATATATAAAAAATTCGGTTTTTGTAACTAGTTTTAAAACCATAAAACAAATTAAAGTGATGATTTAAAAAATAATAAAAATGTGAATGATATTTTAAAGTTATTGGTAGTACCTGTCTTCAAACAATATCTCATCCAATTGATATTTCTCCCATTCCCTCTTGTTCAAGACAATCTCAAGCTCCTTAGGGGTTATGACTGGCTTTTTATACATCTGGGAATCGTCAATGGCTATCCTCGGGCATGCTGTCACCACAAATCCTTCAAGTTCCATATATGGGAGAAGAACATCAGGGTTAACATGGTCCATGAGAAGAATATACGCCTCCATACCTTCATCTTCAAGGAGCTTTTTTATCTCTTTAGCCAATTTCATCCTGTATTGACCTTCCTTTGAAGATACAATTATTCCCCATTTTGTAACTTCACGTGCCTTCACTATTCTTGCAAATCTGATTCTCAAGATTCTGTCTGCATAGGCACTCATTTCACGGATGTCACCACTATAAGGGTCAATTGCCAATACTGGAGCCTTGGTGAATAGGTATATTCCCAAAGGATGGAAATTGCCGCTTCCAATGAACAGGTAAACCTCAGCACCTAAATTCTTTACTGAAGCGAAATTGCAGCCTAAGACCTGCCCCTTTCTTGTGCTTCTTGATGATCCTATGACAACTTCCTTGCCGTTGTCTTCCAAAAAGTCCACAATCTCATCAAGCAAGTGCAAGTGCTGGGCTGTTGTTGCAATAGCTATCTTGGAATAGTCCTTCAACTCTTCCAAAGCCTCTTCCAGATAGTCCTTGATCTTGACATTGGCCTTGGCTTCAATGAACATTGTAGGAATGCCGTATTTCAGTGGAAGTGGAGTGTGTCCGTAGTGAACAATGAAATCCACTATTCCCTTCATTTTCCTGTCGGAAACATCACATGCCCCAAAGCAAGGGTCTGCAGATACGATTACAGTAGCGTCTGTCTGCTTTTCAATCTCTCTTGCAAGAGCTACCGCCTGCATCTTAAGTCCCTCTGGAAACTGCAAGCCCACATTTCTAACATTCAAAGAGTTTATCTTCCTTATAACCCTTTTGAGTTCCATATCATATAATGCCATTTTATCAACTAAGAATGAAAAATAATTTAAAAAAAAATAAGATTAAATCTTTGGACTTAACCTTAAAAATAGAATCTAATAAATTAAAAAAATAAAAAGTTAGTCCATAGAACTAACTATTAACTAACTAATTGAAAAAGCAAATCTATAACAATGAATCAGCTACAACCTTGCCGTCAACAACATCCAATTTCACAAGGGTCTTGATGTCTTCGCCGGTAGCCTCTTCAACGATGCCTTTTCCTTCTCCTTTTTCAACTACCACTACGGTGTCAACCAAGTTGACTCCAATGGCTTTCAATTCATTGATTACAGCAGTAAGAGTTCCTCCAGTACTTACCACATCGTCAACCAAGAGGATATTGTCCCCTTCATTCAAGTCATTGATGTATAATTTGGAAGTTGCATATCCGGTGGATTTTACGATTTCATGTTCACCAGGCAATCCGTATTGTCTCTTACGAATGACTACAAAAGGAATTCCGGTTTCCAAGGACAAGGCGGTTGCAATGTGGATACCCATCGCTTCAACACCTACAATCTTATCTATTTTGGATAGGTCCATGATTTCATCCAATACCTGTGCGATTTCCCTTAGGACATTTGGATCCATTGCAGGTATTCCGTCACTGATACCGTGAACGAAGTAGTCATAATCTCCTTTCTTAACAACTGGTGCCTCTCTTAATGATTCTACTAATTTCTCAAGCATTTTATAACCCTCATACTACTATAATTATTATCTTTCTTAATGAAATTCAATTCAAATTTTAAAAAATTTAAAATCAAAATCAAATTTTCTTCTATATCAATAATTTTATAACAAAAGATAAATAAACTTTTATATAATATTATTTATACATTAAAGTTAATAAGATAAACTATTATTTGTTAAAAATAATGAAATAAAAAACAAATATCTTAATAAAATAAACTAAATCAAAAATTAAAAAGAAAATAATTTTAAAAAAATTTACTAAAAGAATAATTTTTAATCCATTATAGAAAAAATATCGGAGAATGGGCCAATGTTAGGAAGTTTAGGAGAAAACCTTACAAACACCATGAAAAAACTGGCTGGAATGAGTGTCATTGACAAGAAGGTTGTTAAGGAAGTAGTGAAGGACATTCAAAGGGCATTGATTCAATCTGACGTTAACATTCAGCTTGTATTGAAACTGTCCAAAACAATCGAAGACCGTGCACTCAATGAAGAGCCTCCAAAAGGAATCACACCTAGGGAACATGTAATCACAATCATCTATGAAGAAATGGTCAACCTGCTTGGAAGCGAAGCGAAAGAGCTTGAGATCAATAAGAAGCCATTCAAGATCCTGTTCTTGGGGCTTCAAGGTAGTGGTAAAACCACCACAATCGGTAAATTATGCAGATACCTTCAAAGAAAAGGTTTCTCTCCGGCTGTCGTATGTACAGACACATGGAGACCTGCAGCATATGAGCAGTTAAGGCAGCTCACTGAAGACATGCAGATCCAGCTTTACGGAGACCCTGAAAACAAGGATGCGTTAGACCTTGCCGAAAAGGGATTGAAGCACTTCAAGAATCAGAAGATCATCATTTTCGATACTGCAGGTAGGCATAAGAACGAAGAGGATCTCATCGAGGAAATGAACAAATTGGACAAGATCATCGAGCCTGACGAATCCATTCTCGTCATTGACGGTACAATCGGTCAACAGGCAGGAGAACAAGCCAAGGCATTTTCACAGGCAACCGATATCGGTTCCATCATCATCTCAAAATTGGACGGTACAGCTAAAGGGGGAGGAGCTCTCTCCGCAGTGGCTGAAACCGGCGCACCAATTAAGTTCATCGGTACCGGTGAGAGAATCGATGAGTTTGAGGCATTTGACCCTGAAAGGTTCATCTCCAGATTGTTAGGTATGGGAGACATCAGAAGCCTTATCGAAAAGGCTGAAGAGGTCATCGATGAGGATGTCGCTACAAAGACAATGAACAATATGCTCAGCGGAAAGTTCACCCTTATGGACATGCAGAACCAGTTTGAAATGATGAACAGCATGGGCCCTATGCAACAGGTCATGAATATGATTCCAGGTTTAGGAGGAAAGATACCTAAGGAAGCCACTCAAATGACCGAGGATAAGATCAATGAGTTCAAGGTGATCATGTCCTCAATGACTGAAGAGGAAATGCTCAACCCGAAGATAATCAAGCAATCCCGTATACAAAGAATCGCAAGAGGTTCCGGTGTGGACGAGAACAGCGTAAAGGAATTGCTAAGATACTATAACAATACCAAAAAGGCAATGAAAGGTATTGGACGTAGAGGAATGGGCGGAGGAGCCATGAATAGAATCATGGGCCAATTCATGAAATAGATTATTTTAAATCTATTTCCCATTTTACTTTTTAAAACTAAATTAATTTTTTAATTTTTATAAAATTTCTTTATTTTAATAAAATTTTTAAAAAAATTATCTTATTTTAATTTATTATAATTATTTTCTAAACGAGGAATTCAATGAATCAGGAAACTTTAGATAAAGCACAGAAATTGATGGATTATACAGATGGAAAAATATGCAATCATTGCCTTGGACGCAAGTTTTCAGACTGTGTAGAAGGAAATGGAAATGAAGAGAGAGGAATCAGGATAAGGGAAGCCCTTGGCCTTGAAGCCTATGTTCCAAATGAAGATGATAAATGTGCAATCTGCTATGACTTGTTTGAAGACATCGACAATAAGGTTCTTGATTTGGTGAATGAGAAGATAGAACTCCTCAAAGTGGAATTCGACACATTTGTCGTAGGATGCAAACTGCCTAAGGAGATAGTTGAAAAGGACCAGGAAATCAGCGACGAATTCGATTTTGATGTGGAGATAATCAAAAGGGAAGTGAACCGTGAAATAGGCAAGCTCCTTGAAGCAAACCTTGAGCAGAATGTTGACTTTGATGGCGAGGATGTTCTTGTGATGGTTGATTTCAGAAGAATCCTAAGGGAAGACATTGAAAATCCAATCAAGGTAAGGCTTCAAATCAATCCGATATTCATTGAAGGAAGATACAGAAAGCTTGTAAGAGGCATCCCTCAAACCAAATGGCCATGCACAAAATGCAAAGGCAGAGGCTGTGAGGAATGCAATTTCACAGGAAAGCAGTACCCTGAATCCGTTGAGGAACTTTTATCTGAAGTGGTATTGAAGCACACAAATGGATACGAAGCCAAGTTCCATGGTGCAGGAAGGGAAGACATTGACGTAAGGATGCTAGGTACAGGAAGGCCATTCGTTCTTGAGATAAAGGAGCCTAAGATAAGAAAGATAGACCTTGAAAAAATAGCTGAAGAGGTAACTGAAACAGCAAAGGGAAAGACCGAATACCTGAACCTCAAGTTTACGGAAAGAAAGAGAAAGGCTGAAATCAAGGTATCCTCTCCAGACACATATAAAGTCTATAGGGCACTTGTAAAATGTGAAGACGACATCAAGGAAGAGGATTTGGAAAAGCTTCAATCCCTCCATATGATTCAGCAAAGAACTCCTATAAGAGTCTCCCACAGAAGGGCAGACAAGATCAGAGAAAAGGAAGTCAAGAACATTGAAACTGAATTCATTGATTCAAAAACATTTGAAATGATCATCAAGACAGAGGGCGGATT is a genomic window containing:
- a CDS encoding signal recognition particle protein Srp54 translates to MLGSLGENLTNTMKKLAGMSVIDKKVVKEVVKDIQRALIQSDVNIQLVLKLSKTIEDRALNEEPPKGITPREHVITIIYEEMVNLLGSEAKELEINKKPFKILFLGLQGSGKTTTIGKLCRYLQRKGFSPAVVCTDTWRPAAYEQLRQLTEDMQIQLYGDPENKDALDLAEKGLKHFKNQKIIIFDTAGRHKNEEDLIEEMNKLDKIIEPDESILVIDGTIGQQAGEQAKAFSQATDIGSIIISKLDGTAKGGGALSAVAETGAPIKFIGTGERIDEFEAFDPERFISRLLGMGDIRSLIEKAEEVIDEDVATKTMNNMLSGKFTLMDMQNQFEMMNSMGPMQQVMNMIPGLGGKIPKEATQMTEDKINEFKVIMSSMTEEEMLNPKIIKQSRIQRIARGSGVDENSVKELLRYYNNTKKAMKGIGRRGMGGGAMNRIMGQFMK
- the dph2 gene encoding diphthamide biosynthesis enzyme Dph2, translated to MALYDMELKRVIRKINSLNVRNVGLQFPEGLKMQAVALAREIEKQTDATVIVSADPCFGACDVSDRKMKGIVDFIVHYGHTPLPLKYGIPTMFIEAKANVKIKDYLEEALEELKDYSKIAIATTAQHLHLLDEIVDFLEDNGKEVVIGSSRSTRKGQVLGCNFASVKNLGAEVYLFIGSGNFHPLGIYLFTKAPVLAIDPYSGDIREMSAYADRILRIRFARIVKAREVTKWGIIVSSKEGQYRMKLAKEIKKLLEDEGMEAYILLMDHVNPDVLLPYMELEGFVVTACPRIAIDDSQMYKKPVITPKELEIVLNKREWEKYQLDEILFEDRYYQ
- the hpt gene encoding hypoxanthine/guanine phosphoribosyltransferase; translated protein: MLEKLVESLREAPVVKKGDYDYFVHGISDGIPAMDPNVLREIAQVLDEIMDLSKIDKIVGVEAMGIHIATALSLETGIPFVVIRKRQYGLPGEHEIVKSTGYATSKLYINDLNEGDNILLVDDVVSTGGTLTAVINELKAIGVNLVDTVVVVEKGEGKGIVEEATGEDIKTLVKLDVVDGKVVADSLL
- a CDS encoding exosome complex RNA-binding protein Csl4 produces the protein MKMESGDFVMPGDFLSVSEQFLPGQGAYEDDGSVKSGVPGNVLIDEDEKEISVISKSGGPNLLKVGDIVYGEVKDVRGQRALISIYAKKGTRRELALPYLAAIHISQVTPGYIDKLTDAFRIGDLIEAKVVKIMGDNLDLNTEDITSGVVKAMCTRCRTFMDPCNESEVYCPVCDRKEKRKVSKNYDY
- a CDS encoding tRNA pseudouridine(54/55) synthase Pus10, translated to MNQETLDKAQKLMDYTDGKICNHCLGRKFSDCVEGNGNEERGIRIREALGLEAYVPNEDDKCAICYDLFEDIDNKVLDLVNEKIELLKVEFDTFVVGCKLPKEIVEKDQEISDEFDFDVEIIKREVNREIGKLLEANLEQNVDFDGEDVLVMVDFRRILREDIENPIKVRLQINPIFIEGRYRKLVRGIPQTKWPCTKCKGRGCEECNFTGKQYPESVEELLSEVVLKHTNGYEAKFHGAGREDIDVRMLGTGRPFVLEIKEPKIRKIDLEKIAEEVTETAKGKTEYLNLKFTERKRKAEIKVSSPDTYKVYRALVKCEDDIKEEDLEKLQSLHMIQQRTPIRVSHRRADKIREKEVKNIETEFIDSKTFEMIIKTEGGLYIKELISSDEGRSNPSVTEVLGTQAICAELDVIEVGIK
- a CDS encoding DNA-directed RNA polymerase subunit L is translated as MEIEVVKDTKLELEMIIHGENHSLCNVLRKYLMEDSDVEYAVYGIDHPLTGEPIMTIKTKRTKRPRDSLLRAAQRLKEETAEFKELLEDI
- a CDS encoding NUDIX hydrolase, encoding MKYKIPSLTVDIFIFNEDNEFILIKRKNDPFEGHWALPGGFVDYGETTEHAAIREAKEETSIDVKLVKLFNVYSDPDRDPRRHTVSICYLAKGNFDDAKAADDAKDIGVFSFDCIKEKRLAFDHETILNDIKKYLEEN